One region of Miscanthus floridulus cultivar M001 chromosome 19, ASM1932011v1, whole genome shotgun sequence genomic DNA includes:
- the LOC136527513 gene encoding jasmonate-induced oxygenase 4-like codes for MVHQAQGQMVQEVATAAGGLPTLPTRYVLREKDRPSPAGGVAAPELAFPTVDVQRLADPGDVEEADKLRSALQSWGLFKVTGHGMPVTLLDGVRDAGVEFFHLPLEEKLRHANRDDAGEFQPEGYGIDRVDTDEQVLDWCDRLYLTVQPEEERRTQFWPARPPSLGRLLHEYALGSEQVAKRVLMAMGRLLGFGEEFFLDHVGEKGGTYARFTYYPPCPRPELVYGLKPHTDNSVVTVLLLDRDVGGLQVLLRDGAGGDGGRWVDVPVLARDELLVVVGEEMEIMSNAVFRAPTHRVVTSGRERMTLVLFYQPEPHKDLQPAEELVREDRPAMYRKLKAKVFGDGFWDAFALGERTIDFLNIKVDDRESAGSMPEAAAA; via the exons ATGGTGCATCAAGCTCAGGGACAGATGGTGCAGGAGgtggccaccgccgccggcggccTCCCCACGCTGCCGACCCGGTACGTGCTGAGGGAGAAGGACCGCCCAAGCCCAGCCGGTGGCGTCGCGGCGCCCGAGCTGGCCTTCCCCACCGTGGACGTGCAGCGTCTTGCCGACCCCGGCGACGTTGAGGAGGCCGACAAGCTCCGGTCGGCACTCCAGTCCTGGGGTCTCTTCAAG GTGACCGGCCACGGCATGCCGGTGACGCTGCTGGACGGCGTCCGGGACGCCGGGGTGGAGTTCTTCCACCTGCCCTTGGAGGAGAAGCTGAGGCACGCGAACCGGGACGACGCCGGCGAGTTCCAGCCCGAGGGGTACGGCATCGACCGCGTGGACACGGACGAGCAGGTGCTGGACTGGTGCGACCGCCTGTACCTCACGGTGCAGCCGGAGGAGGAGCGGCGGACGCAGTTCTGGCCGGCGCGGCCGCCGTCGCTCGGGAGGCTCCTGCACGAGTACGCCCTAGGCAGCGAGCAGGTGGCAAAGCGCGTGCTCATGGCCATGGGACGGCTGCTGGGGTTCGGCGAGGAGTTCTTCCTGGACCACGTGGGCGAGAAGGGCGGCACGTACGCGCGGTTCACCTACTACCCGCCCTGCCCGCGCCCGGAGCTCGTGTACGGGCTCAAGCCCCACACCGACAACTCTGTCGTCACCGTGCTCCTCCTCGACCGCGATGTCGGCGGCCTCCAGGTGCTGCTCAGGGACGgcgccggcggcgacggcgggcgGTGGGTGGACGTGCCCGTGCTCGCCCGCGACGAGCTGCTGGTGGTCGTCGGGGAGGAGATGGAGATCATGAGCAACGCGGTGTTCAGGGCGCCCACGCACCGCGTGGTGACGAGCGGAAGGGAGAGGATGACGCTCGTGCTCTTCTACCAGCCGGAGCCGCACAAGGACCTGCAGCCCGCGGAGGAGCTGGTGCGCGAGGACCGCCCGGCCATGTACAGGAAGCTCAAGGCCAAGGTCTTCGGCGACGGCTTCTGGGACGCCTTCGCGCTCGGCGAGCGCACCATCGACTTCCTCAACATCAAGGTCGACGACAGGGAGTCAGCTGGGAGCAtgccggaggcggcggcggcttaA